GGGACACCCGCAGGAGCAGTTCCTCGAGCGCGGGGGTGTCCACCGGCGCCGATCCGCGCCACCCGAAGAGCAGTGGTGCGGCCCGGATGGAGCGGATCAGCTCGGAGGCGTCCCGGTCGGTGGCCGGCACCAGCCGGTGGGCGGTGTCACCGAGCAGCTCCGAGGGTGTGCCCGCCAGGCCGAAGGAGAGGACGGCACCGGCGGTGGCGTCGATCGAGGCCCGTACGACGGTGTCGACGCCCCGGGGCGCCATGGCCTGGACGACCGGCCGGAGCTCCGCGGGTGTGCCGAGCAGGCCGGTCAGCTCGCCGTAGGCCCGGCGCAGGGCCTCCTCCCCCGGCAGGTCGAGCCGGACGCCGCCGAGGTCGGAGCGGTGCCGCAGGTGGGGGGCGGTGGTCTTGAGCGCCACCGGGTAGCCGAGCCGTGCGGCGGCGGCGACCGCGCTCTCCACGTCCGGGGCCGGCAGCGCGGGGCGCACGGTGATGCCGTACAGGCCGAGGAGTCCGGCGGCCTCCTCATGGGTGAGGGGGCGGCCCCGGGGGTCCGGGTCCGGGCCGAGCAGGGAGTCGATCAGGTCGGCCGCGGCCTGCTCGTCGATCGTCTCGTCCAGGAACTCGGGGACCTTGCCGGGGGTGGCGGCCTGGCGGCGCCACCGGGCGTACCGCACGGCCTCGGCGAGTGCGCGGACGGCCCGCTCGGCGGCGGGGTAGGCGGGGATCCGGCGCACGCGGCGGGCGCTGTCCGGCTCCCCCGGCCCCTCCTGCCCGCCGGTGTCCCCCTGCCTGCCGGTGTCCTCCGGTCCGCCCGGCGGGAGGGCGGCCCGTCCGCCGGGCGGCGCCTGGGCGGCCGGGCCCGCGGGCGCGTCGGGGGGTGCGGTGCTCGCGGCCTCGGCGAGGGCTCCGGCCAGGCCGCCCATCTCCACGTGCACCACGGCCACCGGCTTCGCGGGCCGGGAGGCGGCCGCCTCCCGCAGGGCCGCGGCCAGCACCTCGCCGTCACCGGTGTGCGCCTCGCCGTTCTCGCCCACCCACGGGATGGCCGTGACGATCACGGCGTCGCACCCCGGATCGTCCAGTGCTTCCGCCAGCGCGTCCCGGAAGTCCTGCGGCAGGGCCTCCGTCGTGAGGTCGCGGGGCGGCCGCGGGCGCAGGCCCTCGGCCAGGCAGGCGTCGTAGGTGAGGAGTCCGAGCGACTCGGAGTTGCCGAGGATCGCCACCCGGGGCCCCGCCGGCAGGGGCTGGTCGGCGAGGAGCCGGCCGACGTCGACCATCTCCGTCACCGTGTCGACCCGGATCACGCCCGCCTGGCGCATCAGCGCGGAGACGGTCGCGTCGGGGACCCTGCTCACCGGCACCGTGTGGCCGGGCGGGGTGGAGCCGCTGTGCCGGGCGCCCTTCACGACGACCACGGGCTTCACCGCGGCGGTCCGCCGGGCGAGCCGGTGGAACTTGCGCGGGTTGCCGAAGGACTCCAGGTAGAGCAGGGCCACCTCGGTGTCCTGGTCCTCGTACCAGTACTGCAGGACGTCGTTGCCGGAGAGGTCGGCCCGGTTGCCGGCGGAGATGAAGGTCGACAGGCCCGCCCCACGGCCGTGCAGGCCTGACAGGACGGCGATCCCGATCGCGCCGGACTGGGTGAACAGCCCGATGTGCCCGGTGGCGGGCGACTCGGGGGCGAGCGAGGCGTTCAGCCGGACGGCGGGGGCCGTGTTGATGATCCCGAAGGCGTTCGGGCCGATGATCCGCATCCCGTAGGAGCGGGCCCGGCGGACGAGTTCACGCTGGCGCTCCCGGCCCGCCGCACCGCGCTCCGCGTAACCGGCGGAGACGACGACCAGGCCGCGGACGCCGTGCTCACCGCAGTCCGTGACGGCCTGGGGCACCCGGTCGGCCGGTACGGCGACGACCGCGAGATCCACCTTCTCGCCGATCCCGCGCAGCGAGCGGTGCGCGGGCACCGAGTCGATGGTCTCCAGCTCCGCCGGGAAGGAGCTGTTCACGGCGTACACGCGTCCCGTGAAACCCGAGGCGAGGAGGTTGCGCAGGACCGTGCGGCCCACCCCGCCCGGAGTCCTGCCCGTACCGATGACGGCGACCGAACCGGGCGCCAGCAGACGCTGCACCGAGCGGGCCTCGGCCCGCTGCTCACGGCCGCGCTGGACGGCGAGCGATTCGGCCGTGGGCTCGATGTCGAGGGTGAGGTGGACGGCACCGTCCTCGAAGCTGCGCTGCTGGGTGTAGCCGGCGTCCCGGAACACCTTGATCATCTTGGTGTTGGCGGGCAGCACCTCCGCGGCGAACCGGCGGATACCGCGCTCGCGGGCGACCGCGGCGATGTGTTCGAGCATGGTGGACGCCACACCGCGCCCCTGGTGCGCGTCCTGGACGAGGAAGGC
This DNA window, taken from Streptomyces nitrosporeus, encodes the following:
- a CDS encoding bifunctional GNAT family N-acetyltransferase/acetate--CoA ligase family protein; its protein translation is MEPMSDQSPHHAYPDHWEADVVLRDGGTARVRPIATDDAERLVSFYEQVSDESKYYRFFAPYPRLSAKDVRRFTHHDYVDRVGLAVTVGGEIIATVRYDRIDAQGRPASAPADEAEVAFLVQDAHQGRGVASTMLEHIAAVARERGIRRFAAEVLPANTKMIKVFRDAGYTQQRSFEDGAVHLTLDIEPTAESLAVQRGREQRAEARSVQRLLAPGSVAVIGTGRTPGGVGRTVLRNLLASGFTGRVYAVNSSFPAELETIDSVPAHRSLRGIGEKVDLAVVAVPADRVPQAVTDCGEHGVRGLVVVSAGYAERGAAGRERQRELVRRARSYGMRIIGPNAFGIINTAPAVRLNASLAPESPATGHIGLFTQSGAIGIAVLSGLHGRGAGLSTFISAGNRADLSGNDVLQYWYEDQDTEVALLYLESFGNPRKFHRLARRTAAVKPVVVVKGARHSGSTPPGHTVPVSRVPDATVSALMRQAGVIRVDTVTEMVDVGRLLADQPLPAGPRVAILGNSESLGLLTYDACLAEGLRPRPPRDLTTEALPQDFRDALAEALDDPGCDAVIVTAIPWVGENGEAHTGDGEVLAAALREAAASRPAKPVAVVHVEMGGLAGALAEAASTAPPDAPAGPAAQAPPGGRAALPPGGPEDTGRQGDTGGQEGPGEPDSARRVRRIPAYPAAERAVRALAEAVRYARWRRQAATPGKVPEFLDETIDEQAAADLIDSLLGPDPDPRGRPLTHEEAAGLLGLYGITVRPALPAPDVESAVAAAARLGYPVALKTTAPHLRHRSDLGGVRLDLPGEEALRRAYGELTGLLGTPAELRPVVQAMAPRGVDTVVRASIDATAGAVLSFGLAGTPSELLGDTAHRLVPATDRDASELIRSIRAAPLLFGWRGSAPVDTPALEELLLRVSRLVDDHPEVVSVGLEPVVVATRGLTVLGAGVRLAPAPARTDLGPRRLPSY